In Gadus macrocephalus chromosome 4, ASM3116895v1, the following proteins share a genomic window:
- the kcnj8 gene encoding ATP-sensitive inward rectifier potassium channel 8, whose product MLARKSIIPEEFGLPGLASRMPRKPVFRDRVNKARFIAKNGSCNLAHKNIREQGRFLQDVFTTLVDLKWRFTLVIFTTTFVSSWLLFAMTWWLVAFGHGDLNQDRANRTECVTNVKSFSSAFLFSIEVQVTIGFGGRMITEECGTAIAVLIIQNIVGLIINAIMLGCIFMKTAQSNRRAETLIFSRHAVIAVRNNRLCFMTRIGDLRKSMIIGAAVRLQVVKKTTTPEGEVIPIHQIDLQTESALASNTLFLLAPLIIWHTIDKNSPLYDLSAMELQCSDLEVIVILEGVVETTGITTQARTSYISDEIQWGHRFVPIVNEEEGVYSVDYSKFGNTVKVATPRCSARELDEKPSILIQTLQKSELSHQNSLRKRNSMRRNNSMRQGAAGSGNVRRNNSALAIPKVQFLTPTDGGASLVT is encoded by the exons ATGTTGGCCCGAAAAAGCATCATCCCGGAGGAGTTCGGACTACCGGGGCTCGCCTCTCGGATGCCCCGCAAGCCGGTGTTCAGGGACCGGGTGAACAAAGCCCGCTTCATCGCCAAGAACGGCTCCTGCAACTTGGCGCACAAGAACATCCGCGAGCAGGGCCGCTTCCTGCAGGACGTGTTTACCACCCTGGTGGACCTGAAATGGCGCTTCACCCTGGTGATCTTCACCACCACGTTCGTGAGCAGCTGGCTGCTGTTCGCCATGACCTGGTGGCTGGTGGCGTTCGGCCACGGGGATCTGAACCAGGACCGTGCGAACCGGACCGAGTGCGTCACTAACGTCAA GTCGTTCTCCTCGGCCTTTCTGTTCTCCATCGAGGTGCAGGTGACCATCGGCTTCGGGGGCCGCATGATCACCGAGGAGTGCGGCACGGCCATCGCGGTGCTCATCATCCAGAACATCGTGGGGCTCATCATCAACGCCATCATGCTGG gctgcaTCTTCATGAAGACGGCGCAGTCCAACCGGCGCGCCGAGACGCTGATCTTCAGCCGGCACGCCGTCATCGCCGTGAGGAACAACCGGCTCTGCTTCATGACGCGCATCGGGGACCTCCGCAAGAGCATGATCATAGGGGCCGCCGTGCGGCTGCAG gtggTGAAGAAGACCACCACCCCCGAGGGAGAGGTGATCCCCATCCACCAGATCGACCTGCAGACGGAGAGCGCCCTGGCCAGCAACACCCTCTTCCTGCTGGCGCCGCTCATCATCTGGCACACCATCGACAAGAACAG cccgttGTACGACCTGTCGGCCATGGAGCTGCAGTGCAGCGACCTGGAGGTGATCGTGATCCTGGAGGGCGTGGTGGAGACCACGGGCATCACCACGCAGGCCCGCACCTCCTACATCTCGGACGAGATCCAGTGGGGCCACCGCTTCGTGCCCATCGTCAACGAGGAGGAGGGCGTCTACTCCGTGGACTACTCCAAGTTCGGCAACACCGTCAAG GTGGCGACGCCGCGCTGCAGCGCCAGAGAGCTGGACGAGAAGCCGTCCATCCTCATCCAGACGCTGCAGAAGAGCGAGCTGTCGCACCAGAACTCCCTGCGCAAGCGCAACTCCATGCGCCGGAACAACTCCATGCGCCAGGGCGCCGCCGGCAGCGGCAACGTCCGCAGGAACAACTCGGCCCTGGCCATCCCCAAGGTGCAGTTCCTCACGCCGACAGACGGGGGCGCCAGCCTGGTCACCTGA